GAATCGGCAGCTTACTGTGCTGACCTCGCCGCGCCTGCGGCCCTGCGTGTCGGCGGCACTCAGTGGTGGCGATCTCGGGTGAACCGCGCCCGCGGCGCTGCGGCCGACAACACCGCAAACCCAACACAGTAGGATTGCTTGGTGTCTCCGGCCGATCGCGCGAACAGTCGACGCCGCCAGCCTCGGCGCCGCGGTTCGGCCGCCAATGCGGCGAAACCGCGCATGCGCACGGTGCGGGAAACCTCCGCGGGCGGGCTGGTCGTCGACGGTTTGGACGGTCCGCGCGAGCAACGCAGCGCGGCGCTGATCGGCCGTACGGACCGGCGCGGGCGGTTGCTGTGGTCGCTGCCGAAGGGGCATATCGAGGAGGGGGAGACCTCCGAGCAAACCGCGATCCGTGAGGTGGCCGAGGAGACCGGGATCAACGGTGTGGTGGTGGCCGAACTCGGCAGCATCGACTACTGGTTCGTCACCGAGGGCCGCCGGGTACACAAGACGGTGCATCATTATCTCTTGCGTTCCACCGGCGGCGAACTGTCCGACGCCGACGTGGAGGTCACTCAGGTGGCGTGGGTCCCGTTGAGCGAGTTGAATTCTCGACTGGCCTACGCGGACGAAAGACGTCTGGCCGAGGTGGCGAACAAGCTGATCGACCGGATGGAGACCGGCAAGCGATGACCCAGACTTTTCGGCGTCGCGCAGCGATTCCGTTGGGGATCTTCGTCGCGCTCCTGACCATCCTCGGGTCGGGGACGACGCTGCCGCTGCTGGCGCCGCCCGCGGCGCAGGCCCAGCCCACCGGTTCCGGCACGGTGTCCGGCCCGAAATTCCTGAAACTGTCGGTGGATTCGGTGAGCCCCACCGCGGTG
This genomic stretch from Nocardia brasiliensis ATCC 700358 harbors:
- a CDS encoding NUDIX hydrolase produces the protein MSPADRANSRRRQPRRRGSAANAAKPRMRTVRETSAGGLVVDGLDGPREQRSAALIGRTDRRGRLLWSLPKGHIEEGETSEQTAIREVAEETGINGVVVAELGSIDYWFVTEGRRVHKTVHHYLLRSTGGELSDADVEVTQVAWVPLSELNSRLAYADERRLAEVANKLIDRMETGKR